A single region of the Candidatus Parcubacteria bacterium genome encodes:
- a CDS encoding ATP-binding protein, with translation MTTSFLVLVDGPMGSGKTTVTKLLNQKFPDAARVALPDIKRLVPNFRENKETLSVIKEVMRAMVDKYLEHGVSVIVEQITKAEGIEALRGIAEKHGARFYAYRLGAPKDTRLKRIHERTKEMMGVTELPQSKIEELAGYFEPNDQFYLDNPVDTAESIDTQELTAEQVTETIISKLRAD, from the coding sequence GTGACCACCTCCTTCCTCGTGCTTGTCGACGGACCCATGGGGTCTGGGAAAACAACAGTAACTAAGCTGTTAAATCAGAAGTTTCCTGATGCTGCACGAGTCGCGTTGCCGGATATAAAGCGCCTTGTTCCGAACTTCAGGGAAAATAAGGAAACTCTCTCAGTGATCAAGGAGGTAATGAGGGCGATGGTAGATAAATACCTTGAGCACGGAGTAAGCGTTATTGTCGAACAGATAACCAAGGCTGAGGGTATCGAAGCTCTGAGAGGCATTGCCGAGAAGCATGGTGCGAGGTTTTACGCGTACAGATTAGGCGCGCCCAAGGACACTCGTTTAAAGCGGATTCACGAGAGAACCAAAGAAATGATGGGAGTTACGGAATTACCCCAATCAAAGATCGAGGAGCTGGCAGGCTATTTCGAACCCAACGATCAATTCTATTTGGACAATCCCGTAGATACAGCCGAGTCCATCGATACACAGGAATTAACCGCGGAACAGGTTACAGAAACTATTATC